The genomic segment AGTTATATCACAACCTAATGAAACCGTTTCGAACTCTTTCCCTCTAGCCCCCGACGCCGTGTGTTCTTTGGAGGCCCCTATACAGCACAGACCGTTTAATCATTTCTGAACCTCTAGCGTCCATCCAAGTCCCTGGCACATACTTATTGCTCAGAGAGGTTTTCCGATAAATTAAACCAATGTTTCTGTGTCCCAAACAACTACTTTCGAGTTCGTATTCGGCGTACTGGGTACCACGTACACTCCTGCAGCCCTCAACCACTCCTCCGCCCACTTCACAGAAAGAGTTCTACGCTATGTCCAGGATTTGTGACGTAATAAGACCGCGCCCTGGGGAAGAGAGGCGGATTGAACGAACACCGGGTCACGTGACCATGTTGGGCGGGGCGTTGGGGTTGAGATCTCTGTGGCCTTTATCCCTACTTCCTTTTTGTCACTTTCCGGCGTTCAAGATGTCGAAGCGAGGTAATTTTTGGCCTTGGGAGATCCTTCGCCATCTGTCGCGAGGTGGCTGCTGGCCTCGCCGGGAACGGCGGCCATGGACAGCTGGGACGCTTTGCTCTGCTCCGGGccggagagggaggggagggacacCGCGAGAGCACCGGGAGAGCCCCCGAAAGTGACGGGAGGGCCTGGAGGGTTGAGTTCGCAGGATCCAGTCGTGATTCTTGGCTGAATCCCGCGGGTTCACTCCGCGCCTAGCGCTTCAGTAATGGGGTTGGAGTTAGACTGGCTTAATCCCCAGAGTGGGCGACTTGTGCGGTCACTCGCCTTGTAGGAAGAACTACGTGGTGCAAAAGTTGGATCGAGAATTGAGTCGTCCAGGTCCCTTAATCTCAATGTAACGTGCTAAGAGTGAGGAATTGGCTATTTGCCTTGAGAACTGGGTGGCACATGGGGAGGGGATAAGGAGTCCTAGAGAGAGCGAAACTACGGTGTACAGCTCCCCGAAGCACATGCGAATGATTATATAGCTTAAGAATGTGAAGGGACCTCTCCTGATTCCCTTCTTACTTACAGGACGTGGTGGGTCCTCTGGTGCGAAATTCCGGATTTCCTTGGGTCTTCCGGTTGGAGCCGTGATCAACTGTGCTGACAACACAGGTGAGACCTTCGGCTGCACTCTGCCAAACTGCCCCTTTTAAAAGCACTCAGTGGGCCTTTTGCTAATGACCCACTGAGCCGTCAAGAAAGGGCAGAGTGAAAACACCGCTTTTGGGTGAAGCGGCAGCATGTTGTGTTGTTTTGCTTCAATCGGTGGTGTGACAAGGCGTTCCACCTGGGGGAGGACTAACTTCTTGggagtgtgtgtggagggggaggcCTTGGAGGTGTTGGAGAAATGCAGAACTGCCTAACAGGCTCTCAAGAAAaacgttttgttgttgtttacttcCTTGTATAGGAGCCAAAAATCTGTATATCATCTCTGTGAAGGGGATCAAGGGACGGCTGAATAGACTTCCTGCTGCTGGTGTGGGTGACATGGTGATGGCCACAGTCAAGAAAGGCAAACCAGAGCTCAGAAAGAAGGGTCAGTAGAGAGACCAAATCCTCCTTTTGGTCTGTGGACAGTTGAAGGACTTCTCCCTCTATTGGAAAATAGAACTGTAGTTTTACCATTCTCAGGGCCTCTTAAAGCTTGATTTTCTTTGAGAGGCAGTGTGAGTTAACCTGCAGTTGAAGTTCTATTCTTGCTGTCTTAAAgaccattcttttatttttattggcatatagttgctttatttacaatgttgtgttagtttttactgcacagcaaagtgaatcagctatacgtatacatatatcccctcttttttggatttccttccaatttaggtcaccgcagagcattgagtggagttccctgtgctgtacagttcATTAGttattctcattagttatctatttttcacaTAGTATTGATAGTGTATggatgtcaatccccatctcccaattcatccaccaccaccaccccacccccagttaaGTTCTTAGTTGGCTTCCATCGTAAGCTAGGGGCTTTTCATATTTACCCTGCCATTTCTCCCAGCAAGTTCAGCCAATAGTTAACAGACCACCTCACATATTTATACCGATAGAAACAAAAGCTCTGTCCTTCTGGGATTTACAGTCCATCCACGTAGTTCTTTCCCCAGCTCTCCTTTTAGTTCTTGGTTTTTTTGTTCCAACTTAAATCCCTTCCTTTGTGCCTCAGATTTTTGCTGTGCCCCCTACTAGGGTTGTCTCTTCTATGAGAGCAGGTCTTTAATTAATTGCTGACTCCTTGGCTACAAATGAACATGGTGGTTCCAGGTGAGATCACAGCCTTAAGACTTAAGTCACCTCAGGCAAGTTTCCTTTTCAGGAACtactaatttgaaaaggaataatTATACATAGATGAGATTAACTCAGGGTTGTGACTTGTCAAAAGTTTGGCATGGTTGCTTCTAAATGTCTTCTGGTAGAAAGTAAAACAGGGAGCTGCTCATTGCTTAATCGTGGACAACCCCCGAAAGTTTTCCTACTAGATGTATGGGTTAGAGGGGGGGCCTCAGACACTTCTGACTTGACTGACTTTAGAGCTTCTGATACTCAGTGTACTTGAGTTTCCAGCTCCTGAACTTTTCTCCTGTGCCTGCTTAGTCTGTCCCTGGCCTGGGATGTTTTGCTTTTCCTGAGAAGTCCTCTTAACGCACAGTACACGTGTGACAGGTCTCAGCCGTGTATCACAGTTACTCTTTGAAGGTCTGTATCCTACTCTATCCCCAGGTGTTTAGCCTTTTGGTCAGAAATCGTACTTTGTTGACCTCTAATATTCACTTGGCTTGGTAGGCAAGGAATAAGCATTGTGCCTAAGCATTGATAAATCAATGTGTTGATTGGGATCAGCATGCAACTAGACAGGCTTTCCTCTTAGAACACTTGCTGGGTCTGGTGTGTGGCCTGGGGAGCTGTCAGGGAAGGGCAGAACAATTGTCCATCACTATGGGTGAGGTGGCAGCAGGGTGTGCTGTCTCTCTCAGTCAGTTGTGGGACAGACCAGAGGACactcatggttttaaaaatagttctgaCTTGCCaactcttaattttttctttggtcCTTGTTTCTTCTAAatgaatacagttgacccttgaacaacgagCAACGTGAGTTTGGACTGCATGCATccatttacagattttttttccccccacaataTATTACTGTACTACGCTATCCGAGATTGGTTGAATCAGTGGATGCAGAGGGTCAACTATAAGTTACACATGGATCTTAGACTGCACAGGGCTGGCGCCCCTAACCCTTCATTTTTCAAGGATCAGCTACATCTCCTGGCCTTAGACTTAATTATAACATAGAGAAATGTGGCAAGGAGCAGGACTGCAGGACTGGAAATCCAGAGTCCTGTATTTGTGTGGCCTTATTTGCTGGATGCATTTGTGAGAATTTAACTAAGTAGATGAGAGTCCAATGGAGGAGGGTCTCAGCCAATATTATCTGTCTCTCAGTGTGTTTCCCATTGTTAAAAAACTCAGAGACCATCTATGTACATAGATAGTACTTGCTTCAAGGATAGCCAGGATCTCTGTCCTTAGAAGATCCTGCATTTCTAGTGTCTGATATTAAATATGGAAATGTAACTATTATCCCTACTTTAGAAGAGGAAAACTTGAACTCCagaagattaagtaacttgttcaaggtctcCAGGTTACTGtcagtcaggatttgaatccatgttttcttttaagtgcaGTAGATGCTTTGAATGTCTGGAAAAATGTTCACTTTAGGAGCAGGtagcgttttttgtttgtttggtttttaaaatttattttatttttacttatttatttttggctgtgttgggtctttgtcgctgcgcgcaggctttctctagttgcggcgagcgggggtgggggggactgctcttcgttgcggcgtgcgggcttctcattgtgatggcttaccttgttgcggagcacgggctctggagcgcatgggctcagtagttgtggcgcacgggcttagttgctccacggcatgtgggatcttcccggaccagaacccatgtcgcctgcattggcaggcggattcttaaccactgtaccaccagggaagccctggagcaggCAGGATTTAAAAGTTACTTATGACCCTGGAAaacatttcctcaaaaagttaaacctagagttaattaaataagaaatagaaGTTGAATTTCAGTTACCCAGCTCTTAGACCTCCAGGGGATGAtcgtttttaatattttatgtcctACTTTCCAATGTAAATGGGACCATTACCTTCCCATAACCCATTTTTGCTTCACAAATGATTGTCttgcatattaaaaaattacagaaGTACATAATCATTTAAAATGGTTCTGTTCTGTGCATGTGTCCTGAGATATTTAGGTTAATTCCAGGTTTTGCTCTTAAAACAACATGTGCCCTGCAGTTAGGCATAAAGTACTAATTTTTAGGTTAAGGTTTGTTCTTGGAAGTTTTGATATAAATTGGGATGGAATATTGCATAATGAGTTAAGAGCTTGGCCTCTCCACTCATTCAGTGTGAGGAGGGTCCCATTCCCAATTCTATGGCATtaggatcttttaaaaatttatttggctgtgcccagtcttaattgtggcacatgggatctcttatttgcggcatgcaggatctaggtccctgaccagggatcgaacccagtccccctgcattgggagcaaagagtcttaaccactggaccaccagggaagttctgacaTTAGGATCTTAAATAGTACCCACCTCTTGGGTGAAGTGAGGAAAAGTATAGAAAGTGCTTAGCAAGTTTCCTGCTGGTGTGTTGCTAATCATCCTCCCAAAGTACAGATTCACACCTGCAAGGAAATGCAGGCAGTTTGGACTTGAAATGAGTAAGGTCTTTCCTTAAGGGGTGATTGGTGTTTGCACTGTCTTTCACACTTGATTTTAGGAAATGAAAAGCTAATGAGTATACATTCTGTCCAAATGGGAAATGTTGGAGAGCTAGCCAAGGTGTAAGTTGCTTTCTCGTGGTGGCACTGGAACTTGGCAGGTTAAATGACAgctgcttttttccccccctcagTACATCCAGCGGTGGTAATTCGACAACGAAAGTCATACCGGAGAAAAGATggtgtgtttctttattttgaagataaCGCAGGGGTCATAGTAAACAATAAAGGCGAGATGAAAGGTAATAAAGAATGCACATCATTGTTAGGCTTTTGAGATTGGATGATTTAACTTGAGTACAAGGAAAGGGCCCTCTGAGCTTATGTGTCGTATCATTCTTTTATGCAGGTTCTGCCATCACAGGACCAGTTGCAAAGGAATGTGCAGACTTGTGGCCCAGGATTGCATCCAATGCTGGCAGCATTGCATGATTCTTCGGTgtatttgtaaaagaaaacaatgataataaaaattatttgctcCATGTCACTCTTCTTGACACCACCTAACCCTTACCCCCTCTGTAAAATAAAACTACCCAGTGCAGACTTTCTGTGGGCATGtgtaaaaaaagataaacagtcTTTGCACTTCTGTCAGCATGCAGACTTTGGggactttgcaatttctgctgtaAAAACTTGAGTTTTttagttcttaaaataaatttcaggtgGTAGATACCGCTTGGTGACAGGTTATCCCAGGTGACTGCCTTACAGTTAGAAAGGTATTTGAGATAAGGTAGCGTATGGTCAGATCCTGAACACTCATGGAGTTCAAGGAGTGATGTGAGTAGGAACCAGGTATACGCGTATATATGTGCACTTCTGCAGTTAACAGGTTTCCTTTGGGTAAGTTGGCACATAAAtgagtttatatttataaaacctGCCACATAATAATTGCTCTCATGGAAGATGACTAAGTTGTTAATATCTGCAAGTTTTTTGCTATCAAAAGTATTTTGACACGATGGTCTTATATCTGCCAAACCCTAGCTTGAGAATAAAAGATAATAGAATGCCAGCACGACAGGCATGAGCCCTGGCAAATTCTGCCTGAAGGTATTGAgcattgtagcttttttttttccaatccatgacAGTTGATTTAGGTGACATTCAGGGTCTGGGGAAAATGAGCACTCCAGTCTGGCCTAAAGATGTTGGAAGAGGATTTTTACGCTAAGTTTGTGTCCACTTATCTAGTATCTGGAAATTGTTTTATCTGTAAGATTGGGTACGATGAAAGGCTGAGGATTAGAGTGTATGTGAAGACCCTAGCACAGAGTCACTTGGTGAGATGACTTCTCTTGTACTTCAGATTGATGTCCTTCAGATGTACCAGAACTAGAAAGCAGtgatataaatttattcatttattttattaatttttggctgcattgggtcttcgttgctgcgcgcaggctctctctattgcggggagcgggggccactcgttgcagtgcgcgggcctctcactgtggcttctctggttgcggagtttgggctctaggcgtgtgggctccagagcacaggtcCAGCAGCTATGGcgcacgcagcatgtgggatccccccagaccagggctcgaacccatgtcccctgcatcggcaggtggactcctcaccactgcgccaccagggaagcttggTATCAAGACTTTCTAAAGGTCCCTAAGAGATTCTGAAGTGCAGCCAAGATTGAGGACCAGTCCTCTGTCTAGACTGAGTCAGTCTTGGTTTTAGGAATATTAAATTCCAAAGTCTAAAATAGACCGGTCTTCCTCCCCTACCCCATCCTCCAGGCAGGTGAATTTCAAGTCTTTAATGTGACATGAAGTCCCCAGGTACTCCAtttaaaatgaatctttttttatCCCATTGCATAATATGAAATTTCTCACCTGCCTTCCTCAAATGTGAGGTGAGAGTTGGgcctgtcattttttttcccctcgtcCTCTCATGTTCTTTCCAGGTTCTCTTCACGTTTTAATAGAATGGGCTCAAATTATAGACTTCCTATAATTTCAAATTTGATTGCTAGGAGCTCGCCTGTCATAGTGTAGAAAAATTACATATGCTGAGTATTGAGATGCTGGGATTGGTGATTATTACGTGTAGGTATAATGCAACCTTTTTCTAATTAATACATGTGcctttgtattatatataatgtttatgTTACTagtattataataacaaaagaattCCTGGATTtattgcttcatctgtaaaatgataataGCACCTCAGAGTTGGTGTGAGGAGCAGAATAATTTGTATAAGCCACTTTGATATGTTAAGCATCCATGAGTTTATTCAAGGGGGAAATTTgggaagtaaaaaatataaaggaaggaaaaatcacTTGTAACAACAATAGGGAAGATCACTGTTCATGTTTTGCTGTATCCTATCATACATACATAATATTAGAGGGAAGTATGGTACTTACTGTTTTATTGATAAGTATACAACTTTTactgttggttttttaaattttaacggGAGGAGGAATAGCTGATGAAAAGaattgggtggggaggggagaagtgctTTAAGTGGGTTTACTGGAAATCAGGAGATCTGAATTCTGGTTCTGGGTCTGCCACTAAATGGATTTAGGGAATATTCCAACATTCTGAGCTTCAACTTCCAGTTCTGTACAACGAGAGTTGGACGTAGATGCTCTCTGAGCTCTTTCTGATCCTTTGTGGGTACAAGCTTTTCAAGGGAACTGGGTTTGGGAAATGTATATAATAAAGTGGGAGCAGAGAACCTTGCTCTTAAAAGGAAAACAGGGAGCTGGGCCCGACTGCGTTAACACTGCGCACATTCAGTAACCCACCTTCTCTTCAATCTCTTGATTCCTCTTGCATGGTTCCCTCCTAGACATCCCTCACCTCTGGACCATTTAAGCAACTTCCCCCGTAGCCCCGAGAGCCTACCTCGTAGGATGGGGACAGTACGGTTTGTGTCACAGGGGTCTTTGACATAACGTAACAATGCGCAGGGGAGCCCCCACCTAGGACCCTCCGCTCCCTCTAGAAAAGTCCTCGGAGGCTGCGGTGGTTAGGATGGGGCATTTTTGCGCGTGTCCCCTGTGGCTGGAGAAGCGCTTCATCTTGGATGGAGTGGCCGTGAGCACCATGGCCCGCACCTATGAGCACTTGAGGCCTAAGCTCTGGTCGGCGATTCCACCCTACAACGCGCAGCAGGACTACCACGCCCACCGGTACTTCCGGAGCCGCGTGGTTCCGCCCATCTTGCGGAAAACCGATCAGGTACAGGAGCGCCGTGGAGGACCCCACCGTTTGTGCCCGCAGAGCTTGGCCCTCGTGGCGGGGCCGACTTCCCAGATCCGGGCGTCTCATGGCAGCGCCCTCACCACCAGGGAGGCTCCCCGACTCGCACCCTCTCAGTTTTCTTAATGAAACCCGGGAACTGGCGGAGGCGGGAGACAGGTGTTGAGCGCGAGCTCACTGAGCTCACAGAACCACCTTCCACGCCTGAACTTGAGAATGATTTCATTTTGGGTTTCTGCAAGCCTCTGCCAAACAAATGGGTTTCGTTGTCGTTTTTGGCATCACGGATCCACCCTTTGGGTGACCTCCCGCCGCAAATTCTCAAAAAGCCCGACAATCGGTAAAAAGACAAAGAACTGCCTAGGTGAGGCGCCCTCGGTCCGGTGACGTCATAGTTCAAGAGGGCTCGCTCGCTGCGACCTTCTGTGAGCTGACTGGAAGGAAACCTCCCGAAGTTCTGCAGCCCTCGCTTCTCCCCAGGCCTTTTCCCTCGTGGATGTTGCCCCTCCCCCGCAGAGTACTTCCCCTGGATCAAAGATTCTGAGGCTATTATAGGCTCAGCTCCAATGTTTTTCAACACTTTTGCTTCCAATATTTGTGTCTATAATACATGTCAGTGACTTAGGGAGAGGAGGACTTAATGCGGGTTATTCTATGAACAAATCTTGGGAGTTTTTGTGGTCCCGGGTGTtcgtgtgtgcacatgtgtgttcaGTACATGCATATGGACACACACATCTGTGTGTgccatgtttgtgtgtgtttgctgtCTACTCGTGATTTTTATAGCAGAAGGAGCCAGAATCTGGGGGAAAACTCGAGAGTTTAAAAGCTTGAAAAATAATATGGTGTACACACTTTTGAATTTTTCTATGTTCTATTTTGTAAGTATTCTTTAATCGTCACAGACACCATTTGTGGtaggtattattttcatttaaatgaagaTCATGTTTACTGAAACTTTAATATGCCAGGCCCTTTATTTGAAGGCCCTTTATATCTCACTTAAATTTCAAAGCAACccaccattttactgatgaggaaattgaggtccaAAAAAGCTGTGTCATtgtcctaaggtcacacagcttgttagGGGTAGAGCTGGAATTAGAACCAGTCTCTCTGGTGTTAGACATTGAGCCCTTAACTGGCAGTTAAGCCCTTAACTGGCAGCTACACTGCCTCTCCCTGAAAGGCAATAAGTCACTAAGTATATTTAATCTGTCTGGCCCTGTTACCCCTGGCTGtgacctctccctccctccagcaagCCCAGAGGCAGGGGTTGGACTGTGCATCTCTCTGCATCATGACTGATATAGTCTGCATTTTCTCCCTCATTCTCAGGATCATGGCGGTACAGGAAGGGATGGCTGGATAGTGGATTATTTCCATATCTTCGGGCAAGGACAGAGATACCTCAACAGGAGAAACTGGTCAGGGGCAGGCAAGTGCGACACTTCCCTTTCCAGTCTCACCATGGTCCCACCTAGGAAGAGTGGTGTGCATTCCATAGAGAGAGAAACTGGGCCATAAAGAGACCTGGTTGGGGGAAGAGACCCAGGGTCTGACTGCATCCTCTAGCTCTTCTTCTCATACATGAGCAGATGGTGTCACAGTGCTCCCTATTAGTTATGGAACATCCGCTGTATGTCAGGTGCTTTTTACCCTCAGAGTATCCCCAGGTTACAGCCAGGGAAATTGAGGTTTAGGGAGTTAAAATGATTTGCTAAGAAGGGCTGAGCTGGGGTTGGAATTCTCCTCTTTCCAACGAAAGCCTGTGTTCTTCTCACTGCTCCCAGAGCAGGCTGTGTCCTGCTCACTCTCTAGGCCCCATTTAGCAGCAACAGGAAAagggagagttgagacctgtttTTCTGGCAGGGTgaaccctcctcccaccccaactcCACCACCCTTTGGCCACATTCTAGTCACATGTCCCCTGGCACCATTGGTCAAATTGAGCTCATCCATTTTCTCCAGCTGGGTCAGATGCAAGGGGGAAATTTTCTCTGTTCTCCTGGCAGCAAAGCAAGTTCAGCCAAGCCCAGAAGTTTCTGGCCCTTCCTGTCCCAGCATGTACCATTCACGCTCCCCTGCATGCTAGTCCTAGGATGAGGCTTGGTTTCTAGGATGCCATCTGCCTCCTCCATCTCACCAACCCTTGGCTTTTCAGGATTGAGGGTTCAGCTGGGACATGGGAGCACAGTGACTACACCTGGATTGGCCTCCTATACCAGCCCAATGGGAGTGGGGAAAGCAAGAGGGGGCTGAATACAGGCTCaggcctctctctctgtcccGCAAGGGCATTCCCTCCAGCAGGTGACCGGACATGACAACTATAATGCCAATCTGAATGCGACCCAGGGGTTCAATGGTCGGTTTGGCTATCGCCGGAACACCCCAGCCCTCCGCCAGCGCCCATCTGTCTTTGGAGAGGTCACCCAATTCCCTCTCTTCTAACAGCAGCTCTTCTCTTCACACTCCTCGACCTGAACTTCTGAGATGTGTATATGAACTCTCAGTGTTATTTGATATTaaaacttttgtgtgtgtgtctccaagTGTGCCGTTTCTTCTTTGAGGCTGGTGGAGGGGGCAAGCTAGTTTCTCCGTCCTCGGCTTCCCTACCCTATGGAGGAGGTGAGAGGAGAAAGGG from the Delphinus delphis chromosome 19, mDelDel1.2, whole genome shotgun sequence genome contains:
- the SPMAP1 gene encoding sperm microtubule associated protein 1, translated to MGHFCACPLWLEKRFILDGVAVSTMARTYEHLRPKLWSAIPPYNAQQDYHAHRYFRSRVVPPILRKTDQDHGGTGRDGWIVDYFHIFGQGQRYLNRRNWSGAGHSLQQVTGHDNYNANLNATQGFNGRFGYRRNTPALRQRPSVFGEVTQFPLF
- the RPL23 gene encoding large ribosomal subunit protein uL14 — encoded protein: MSKRGRGGSSGAKFRISLGLPVGAVINCADNTGAKNLYIISVKGIKGRLNRLPAAGVGDMVMATVKKGKPELRKKVHPAVVIRQRKSYRRKDGVFLYFEDNAGVIVNNKGEMKGSAITGPVAKECADLWPRIASNAGSIA